One Phocaeicola dorei genomic region harbors:
- a CDS encoding SusD/RagB family nutrient-binding outer membrane lipoprotein: protein MKYIKLLFLSLSFAATFTACDMTDFGDINKDPNEPSEANTGMLFTYACTYVKYFSMNSNYYYPWTQMYPGYMSEKNNNQYGAFGGPTMSTSSYYLYPLKNCEKIIDFNSDEAEKGKPAIVQFGDNANQIAVARTLMGFIYMHLTDALGPLPYTEAFQAGEENFTPVFDSQETIYAKLDADLREAYNQFNESGSLSTADILFDGDIRAWKKLNASTRMMLAIKLADVDPAEGRSRFAQAYADGGIEENAYNLNYTFEANTVGYLYYNGVNNNYNFVPNKYYVDQLKELKDNRLFSTCSLIPFGKTQAEAGVTDEDLKNFDKYQGMPLGIESADVNTWNKVCCFYNPSLTQVTSTFPIITAARMLLIEAEAAQRGWIQADPAQLYAAGVKASFEQWGAEGVDEYLAQEAVAYTGTDADKINKIALQRWISGFMADGFEAWSDWRRFDIPKLEVGPVCTTIDHIPYRHQFDSEIYQGNLENYEAAVKADLNGDDSREQRVWWNRR from the coding sequence ATGAAATATATTAAATTATTATTTTTATCTCTGAGTTTTGCAGCAACATTCACAGCATGTGATATGACTGACTTTGGCGATATTAACAAAGATCCCAATGAACCGTCGGAGGCTAATACTGGTATGTTGTTTACATACGCTTGTACTTATGTGAAATACTTCTCTATGAACTCAAATTATTATTACCCGTGGACGCAAATGTATCCGGGGTATATGTCCGAGAAAAATAATAATCAGTATGGTGCGTTTGGCGGACCTACTATGAGTACAAGTTCTTATTATCTTTATCCGTTGAAGAACTGCGAGAAGATTATTGACTTTAATAGTGATGAGGCTGAAAAAGGTAAACCTGCCATTGTACAGTTTGGTGATAATGCCAATCAGATTGCGGTTGCACGTACATTGATGGGATTCATCTATATGCACCTTACAGATGCTCTAGGGCCACTTCCTTATACAGAAGCGTTTCAGGCAGGTGAGGAAAATTTTACTCCGGTATTTGATTCACAGGAAACGATTTATGCTAAGTTAGATGCCGATTTGAGGGAAGCGTATAATCAGTTTAATGAAAGTGGCTCGTTGAGTACAGCCGACATCCTGTTCGATGGTGACATTCGTGCATGGAAGAAACTGAATGCTTCTACCCGTATGATGCTTGCTATAAAACTGGCAGATGTGGATCCTGCCGAAGGACGCTCGCGTTTTGCTCAAGCTTACGCCGATGGCGGTATTGAAGAAAATGCCTATAATTTGAATTATACTTTTGAGGCCAATACTGTGGGATATTTATATTATAATGGTGTAAACAATAATTATAATTTTGTCCCTAATAAGTATTATGTAGATCAGCTGAAGGAGTTGAAAGATAACCGTCTGTTCTCTACTTGTTCACTGATTCCTTTCGGTAAGACACAGGCAGAGGCGGGCGTAACGGATGAAGACTTGAAGAATTTTGATAAATACCAAGGTATGCCTTTGGGTATTGAGTCTGCAGATGTGAATACGTGGAACAAAGTCTGCTGTTTTTATAATCCTTCGCTCACACAGGTAACCTCTACTTTTCCCATTATTACTGCTGCTCGTATGTTGCTTATCGAGGCTGAGGCTGCTCAACGTGGCTGGATTCAGGCTGATCCTGCCCAGCTTTATGCAGCTGGTGTGAAGGCATCGTTCGAACAATGGGGGGCCGAAGGTGTTGATGAATATTTGGCACAGGAAGCAGTTGCCTATACAGGTACTGATGCTGATAAAATTAACAAAATTGCTCTTCAACGCTGGATTAGTGGCTTTATGGCTGATGGTTTTGAGGCATGGTCTGACTGGCGTCGTTTTGATATTCCGAAACTAGAAGTCGGTCCGGTTTGTACAACGATTGATCATATTCCTTATCGCCATCAATTTGATAGCGAAATTTATCAAGGTAATCTTGAAAATTATGAAGCTGCCGTGAAAGCAGATTTGAATGGTGATGATAGCCGTGAGCAACGAGTATGGTGGAATAGAAGATAA
- a CDS encoding SGNH/GDSL hydrolase family protein, translated as MKNRQFIVFALLLACPLLLHGQETSLCGKESCNKGYIRHPWYGKKVGYIGDSITDPNCYGDNIKKYWDFLKEWLDITPYVYGVSGRQWNDVPRQAEQLKKEHGEEVDAIVVLMGTNDFNSSVPVGTWFAEKEEQVMAARGETKKLETRKRRVPIMTNDTYKGRINIGLSHLKKLFPDKQIVLLTPLHRSLAEFGEKNVQPDESYQNKCGEYVDAYVQAIKEAGNLWGVPVIDFNSVTGMNPMIEEQLIYFYDSGYDRLHPNTNGQERMAHTLMYQLLSLPASF; from the coding sequence ATGAAAAACAGACAGTTTATTGTATTTGCTCTTTTATTAGCGTGTCCGTTGCTGTTACACGGACAGGAAACGTCTCTCTGTGGAAAAGAATCATGTAATAAAGGTTATATCCGGCATCCATGGTATGGAAAAAAGGTTGGTTATATAGGAGACTCGATAACTGATCCCAATTGTTATGGAGATAACATAAAAAAGTATTGGGATTTTTTGAAAGAATGGTTGGATATCACTCCTTATGTGTATGGAGTGAGTGGACGTCAATGGAATGATGTACCCCGTCAGGCAGAACAATTGAAAAAGGAGCATGGAGAAGAGGTTGATGCCATCGTGGTTTTGATGGGGACAAATGATTTTAATAGCAGCGTACCTGTCGGGACTTGGTTTGCAGAGAAAGAAGAGCAAGTGATGGCTGCCCGTGGTGAAACTAAAAAACTGGAAACGCGTAAAAGGCGTGTTCCTATAATGACGAATGATACGTATAAAGGCCGTATTAATATTGGTTTGAGTCATTTGAAAAAATTGTTTCCCGATAAACAAATTGTTTTGTTGACCCCATTGCATCGTTCTTTAGCGGAATTCGGTGAAAAGAATGTACAACCGGATGAAAGCTATCAGAATAAATGCGGAGAATATGTGGATGCTTATGTACAGGCCATTAAGGAAGCAGGTAATTTGTGGGGAGTTCCTGTAATAGATTTTAATTCGGTTACAGGTATGAATCCGATGATTGAAGAACAACTTATTTATTTCTATGATTCGGGGTATGATCGTTTGCATCCTAATACCAATGGTCAAGAACGTATGGCACATACATTGATGTATCAATTACTTTCTTTGCCTGCATCATTCTGA